The following coding sequences are from one Betaproteobacteria bacterium window:
- a CDS encoding ABC transporter ATP-binding protein — protein sequence MSQLELTQVVQRYGSHTVVAGIDFRLESGTIACLLGPSGCGKTTLLRCIAGFEDIAGGEIRLHGEPVSRPGSRVPPERREVGMVFQDYALFPHLPVAANVAFGLAGAPEAERRRRVEQLLATVGLAGQGQKFPHELSGGQQQRVALARALAPRPQLLLLDEPFSNLDVDLRERLSIEVRDILKSEGMTAILVTHDQHEAFAMADEVGVMHEGRIQQWDSPYNLYHRPANRFVADFVGQGVFIRGNVLDSRRVEVELGILESGVPVECSQGCGACGRGCGVEVLLRPDDVVHDDKSPQQAEVLHKAFRGADILYTLRLDSGTEVLSLVPSHHNHALGEKIGIRLDADHVIAFKTTARG from the coding sequence ATGTCCCAACTCGAACTTACCCAGGTCGTCCAGCGCTACGGAAGCCATACCGTCGTCGCTGGCATCGACTTCCGTCTGGAGTCGGGCACCATCGCCTGTCTTCTGGGCCCTTCAGGCTGTGGCAAGACCACCCTGCTGCGCTGTATCGCCGGCTTCGAGGATATCGCGGGGGGTGAAATCCGCCTGCATGGCGAGCCGGTCAGCCGCCCCGGCAGCCGGGTGCCTCCGGAACGCCGCGAGGTGGGCATGGTATTCCAGGACTACGCCCTGTTTCCCCACCTTCCCGTCGCCGCCAACGTGGCTTTCGGCCTTGCCGGAGCCCCCGAGGCGGAGCGCCGCAGGCGGGTCGAGCAACTTCTCGCCACCGTGGGCCTCGCCGGTCAAGGGCAAAAATTCCCTCACGAGCTGTCCGGCGGGCAGCAGCAACGGGTGGCCCTGGCCCGCGCCCTGGCGCCGCGTCCCCAGTTGTTGCTCCTCGACGAGCCTTTCTCCAACCTGGACGTGGATTTGCGCGAGCGCCTGTCCATCGAAGTGCGCGACATCCTCAAAAGCGAAGGCATGACCGCCATCCTGGTCACCCACGACCAGCACGAGGCCTTTGCCATGGCCGACGAGGTCGGCGTCATGCACGAGGGCCGCATCCAGCAGTGGGATTCACCCTACAACCTTTACCACCGACCGGCCAACCGCTTCGTCGCCGATTTCGTCGGTCAGGGGGTGTTCATCCGCGGCAACGTACTCGATTCCCGGCGGGTGGAGGTGGAACTCGGCATCCTCGAATCCGGCGTGCCGGTGGAATGCAGCCAGGGCTGCGGCGCCTGCGGCCGCGGCTGCGGCGTCGAAGTCCTGCTGCGCCCCGACGACGTGGTGCACGACGACAAAAGCCCGCAACAAGCCGAAGTCCTGCACAAGGCCTTCCGCGGCGCCGACATCCTCTACACCCTGCGTCTTGACAGCGGCACCGAGGTTCTTTCCCTGGTGCCCTCCCACCACAATCATGCCCTGGGAGAAAAGATCGGCATCCGCCTGGACGCCGACCACGTCATCGCCTTCAAGACCACGGCGCGGGGATGA